A genomic segment from Malaclemys terrapin pileata isolate rMalTer1 chromosome 1, rMalTer1.hap1, whole genome shotgun sequence encodes:
- the LOC128834298 gene encoding uncharacterized protein LOC128834298, whose amino-acid sequence MDSEAGIISSATPEDSADGEEEEEEEEEELAESTQHSVLPNSQDLFLSLTEVPSQHSQANIQDHDPMEGTSGFFCKFFKPPSPRISQIRRRRKRTRDEMFTEIMECTRNERAHLNEWKDTVSKFRKDASEREVMRDARDERWQAATLGPLHDQTDMLRHLVELQERQQDNRLPLQPLYNLPPPSPCSISSSPRRVRTRGRRGSVHPPTPPQWIAQPKGCHYIEFFQWPFTSLLSSSQTSPRLPCRFSPYVYNQLIKNT is encoded by the exons atggattccgaggcggggataatctcatcagctacacctgaggattctgcggacggggaagaggaggaggaggaggaggaggaggagcttgcggagagcacccagcactccgttctccccaacagccaggatcttttcctcagcctgactgaagtaccctcccaacactcccaagccaatatccaagaccatgaccccatggaagggacctcag ggtttttctgcaaatttttcaagcctccatCCCCAAGaatatctcagataaggcggcggagaaagaggacgcgagacgagatgttcacggaaataatggaatgcacccgcaatgaaagagctcatttgaatgagtggaaggacacggtatctaaatttaggaaagatgccagtgaacgtgaggtcatgagggatgctcgagatgagaggtggcaggctgcaacgctggggccgctgcatgatcaaacggacatgctccggcatctggtggagcttcaggaacggcagcaggataatagactgccgctgcagccgctgtataacctccctcctccctcaccatgttccatatcctcctcacccagacgtgtaagaacgcgggggaggaggggctccgtgcaccctcccactccaccccagtggatagcccaaccaaaaggctgtcattatattgaattttttcagtggccttttacttccctcctatcctcctcccaaacctcaccaagattaccttgtcggttctctccctatgtttataatcaattaataaagaatacatga